One Lactobacillus sp. CBA3606 DNA segment encodes these proteins:
- a CDS encoding hydroxymethylglutaryl-CoA reductase, degradative: MTADFRHFYQKDWAERTALVAEQAQLSAAETALFKKHYDPKHREIIENYLTDYAVPMGVAVNFVVDGTPRLVPMVTEEPSVIAAASNGAKIVKRAGGFSTSVTQRAMIGQIVLEQVDDVAATTQLITAQQTALLAVADAAHPSLQRRGGGARQLRIRRLGQGYLSIDLFVDVQAAMGANMLNSMLEAVAKSIGVLTKHNALMSILSNYATASLVRASCRLPVSLLQAGRYSGQLVAQKLVAASTVAQLDPYRATTHNKGIMNGIDAVAMATGNDWRALESGAHAYAARDGQYRGLSTWTLTGQELVGTIELPLPVGIVGGSIKINALAQLNQRLLGVTTATELAKTMAAVGLGQNLAALRALVTTGIQQGHMHLQLKSLALAAGATTAELPVILQRLEQAPQQDLATTQQLIATLRQSKEETHD, translated from the coding sequence ATGACGGCTGATTTTCGCCATTTTTACCAAAAAGATTGGGCTGAACGGACGGCCTTAGTAGCTGAACAAGCACAGTTGTCAGCAGCGGAAACTGCGCTGTTTAAAAAGCATTATGACCCTAAACATCGTGAGATTATTGAAAATTATTTAACGGATTATGCGGTGCCGATGGGTGTGGCCGTGAACTTTGTCGTGGATGGCACGCCGCGGCTAGTGCCGATGGTGACTGAAGAGCCATCGGTGATTGCGGCAGCTAGTAATGGTGCCAAAATTGTGAAGCGTGCAGGTGGCTTTAGCACAAGCGTGACGCAACGTGCAATGATTGGTCAAATCGTGTTGGAACAAGTTGACGACGTGGCGGCCACCACGCAACTGATTACGGCACAGCAAACCGCACTTTTGGCCGTTGCAGATGCGGCCCATCCAAGTTTACAACGGCGGGGTGGCGGTGCCCGGCAATTACGTATTCGGCGCTTAGGTCAGGGGTATTTATCAATTGATTTATTCGTTGATGTGCAAGCTGCGATGGGGGCTAATATGCTCAATAGTATGTTAGAGGCCGTTGCCAAGTCGATTGGTGTGTTGACCAAACATAATGCGTTGATGAGTATTTTGTCTAACTATGCAACTGCCAGCTTGGTTCGGGCTAGTTGTCGCCTGCCGGTTAGTCTGTTGCAAGCTGGGCGTTATTCGGGCCAATTAGTGGCCCAAAAGCTGGTAGCGGCCAGCACGGTGGCCCAGTTAGACCCCTATCGGGCAACGACACATAATAAAGGCATTATGAATGGCATTGATGCCGTCGCCATGGCAACTGGAAATGACTGGCGGGCGTTAGAGAGTGGCGCCCATGCCTATGCGGCCCGTGACGGTCAGTATCGGGGCCTAAGTACCTGGACGTTGACCGGTCAGGAATTGGTTGGTACCATCGAATTGCCGTTACCGGTAGGCATTGTTGGCGGGTCAATCAAGATCAATGCGTTGGCCCAACTGAATCAACGTTTATTGGGTGTAACAACAGCCACTGAACTGGCTAAAACCATGGCAGCGGTGGGCTTAGGCCAAAACTTAGCGGCTTTACGTGCGCTAGTGACAACCGGGATTCAACAAGGCCACATGCATTTGCAACTGAAATCGCTAGCGTTAGCGGCTGGTGCGACCACCGCTGAGTTGCCAGTTATATTACAACGTTTAGAACAAGCCCCACAACAAGACTTAGCCACGACCCAACAACTTATCGCCACTTTAAGGCAATCAAAGGAAGAGACGCATGACTAA
- a CDS encoding IpaB/EvcA family protein — protein sequence MTKINLNQAVSDLLTTTNSLFPGNVTVTFGETVSGYVRHDQAQQVMTAGDIEIHVSDVTAPNYTASHELLHLLLLLQGFPQVTFNLTTRNDQLDEQLMAIAMELYDLVAHILVVQKQRQHALIDDDIEARYFDGVAATIEPEDPQKTDAMMTLRLLTLTDLLVFFDGQLTPTRAAKVAADYPQAWAAAQQLYAGMTAKPVTTPFAMRRAVVKLFNAFDAQMTAWQLPLLHGSEFVTVQSVLSERQLRLEVRQLFDVYHSEMVDKNKHTRAYIGLNKGDRQNAFVIPAPAQKRSDAFFKTLYAKSVKDLLTDLQEPFTIR from the coding sequence ATGACTAAAATTAACTTAAATCAAGCAGTGTCAGATTTATTAACGACGACGAATTCATTGTTTCCAGGGAATGTGACCGTAACTTTTGGTGAGACGGTTTCCGGATATGTGCGGCATGACCAAGCCCAACAAGTGATGACAGCGGGGGATATCGAGATTCACGTTAGCGATGTAACGGCGCCAAATTATACGGCGTCACATGAACTCTTACATTTATTACTACTGTTACAAGGTTTTCCGCAAGTGACCTTTAATCTAACGACGCGAAATGACCAATTAGATGAGCAGTTAATGGCAATCGCAATGGAATTATATGATTTGGTAGCGCATATTCTTGTCGTTCAAAAGCAACGCCAACACGCTTTAATTGACGACGACATTGAAGCCCGCTACTTTGACGGGGTCGCGGCGACGATTGAGCCCGAAGATCCGCAAAAAACGGATGCGATGATGACACTACGACTGTTGACATTAACGGACTTATTGGTCTTTTTCGATGGTCAACTGACACCAACGCGAGCGGCTAAAGTTGCCGCTGATTATCCGCAAGCTTGGGCAGCTGCCCAGCAGTTATACGCTGGAATGACGGCTAAGCCAGTGACGACACCTTTTGCCATGCGGCGTGCGGTCGTTAAATTGTTCAATGCATTTGACGCTCAGATGACGGCGTGGCAGTTGCCATTATTACATGGGAGTGAATTCGTGACCGTTCAAAGTGTGTTGAGTGAACGCCAATTGCGGTTAGAGGTGCGGCAATTATTTGATGTTTATCATTCTGAAATGGTTGATAAGAACAAACATACACGGGCGTACATTGGGTTGAATAAAGGTGATCGGCAAAATGCCTTTGTTATTCCTGCGCCGGCCCAAAAACGAAGCGACGCCTTTTTCAAGACGCTGTATGCAAAATCAGTGAAAGACTTATTAACTGACTTACAGGAACCGTTTACGATTCGGTAA
- a CDS encoding DUF72 domain-containing protein — MITIGLTTWTEHPRLLGGTDKLTLTEYSGVLPVVEVDTPFYGIPKPGTVAKWQKAVPARFQFILKANQTMTLHDSYEDGISMEALKLAYRNYRAMLKPLLQHQQLKAILFQFPPFFERSTRNFHYLQRLVTWLPGLPIAVEFRNQSWYEPGVKDSVLSFLKDLGIIHVVVDEPHALNDGVSLEPVVTSPKLAIVRLHGRNQTGWSTKGPNWRGQRTLYRYSASELAEFKILVAQLQTQTQEVCVIFNNNAGGDAADNALALKTLLGVSFGDLGPQQLDLF, encoded by the coding sequence ATGATAACGATTGGACTAACAACTTGGACGGAACATCCGCGCCTGCTAGGTGGGACGGATAAATTAACTTTGACGGAATACTCGGGCGTCTTACCGGTGGTTGAAGTGGATACACCTTTTTATGGTATTCCCAAACCAGGTACCGTTGCCAAGTGGCAAAAAGCGGTCCCGGCCAGGTTTCAGTTTATTCTTAAAGCGAATCAAACGATGACCTTGCACGATTCGTATGAAGATGGCATTTCGATGGAAGCTTTGAAATTAGCTTATCGAAATTATCGGGCCATGTTAAAACCATTGTTGCAACATCAACAATTAAAGGCGATTTTATTTCAATTTCCACCGTTTTTCGAACGGTCAACACGAAATTTTCACTATTTACAACGGCTGGTAACTTGGCTACCAGGTTTGCCAATCGCAGTTGAGTTTCGTAATCAAAGTTGGTATGAACCCGGTGTGAAAGACTCAGTTTTAAGTTTTCTAAAAGACCTAGGTATTATTCATGTGGTGGTCGATGAACCGCATGCTTTAAATGATGGGGTTAGCTTAGAACCAGTCGTAACCAGTCCTAAGCTTGCCATAGTCCGGTTACATGGGCGTAATCAAACGGGCTGGTCTACCAAAGGGCCTAACTGGCGGGGACAGCGAACCTTGTATCGGTATAGTGCCTCCGAGTTAGCTGAGTTTAAGATCTTGGTGGCCCAATTACAAACTCAAACGCAGGAAGTTTGCGTTATTTTCAATAATAACGCTGGTGGCGATGCCGCAGATAACGCCTTAGCATTAAAGACATTACTGGGCGTTTCTTTTGGTGATTTGGGACCACAGCAGTTGGATTTGTTTTAG